The Lytechinus pictus isolate F3 Inbred chromosome 14, Lp3.0, whole genome shotgun sequence genomic sequence GCCCTCTCCCCcatcctccctccctccccccctctccccccccccctcccccccccctccccccctctccccccccccccatctctccctctctctctccccctcctgaccccctttctttcttctctctctctctctttctctctcgtcTCTCCCTTCTGTCTCACTTCTTTTTATCTATAATAGAGTTAATAATTCCCAGCTAACTCaatatagtagagcggattagctccaaaaatcacaacaattgtgcaaattttgactaaagcatgaaactttcacaagtattagtatatgccgtaagatttattttaaaggtgggaggtaaattttaaaatgccattttcggccgttgccatggcaacggattaatttatcaaaaatgacatacattcccatgtaaatggtaaataaacatgacatagatgaccaaaatgataattttcaagttcccaattgaatatatatgaaatttagaaacattcaaaattaacaagatagttccaattggtccgttgccatggcaacggcttgtttttctccagaaaaataaaaaaactgattaaaaaaacgttgtagaataggatttatctttaatttcccctaattttacagtgttaaacaacgatattttggttgctcaatgtataaactacatctcaagccattgccatggcaaccaaataacatctaatttacaaaaataacatggtaaactagacaatggacaggtggaaaatacaactggaaatgacttaatctgtatgcttaagttttgaccccctcatttgaacaaaaaatacagaatgtgttctgcaggagttctttataaagataaaacattatgttgccttggtaatgcttgaattaaataaaaaaaacgaatgTTGCAAagatcccgttgccatggcaacggtttatttccctctagaaaggtaaaaatattgataaaaatatagaatacatgtatgatcatcattccattttcaatatttttaaggaactaatcaaaatatgattgtgactacatttataaatataacatcttaagccattgccatggcaaccagataacatctaatttaaaaaacaacagcagggatgacaaggttatggataggtgaaaagtacaatgaaaattaacttaTGTAAATgcataaggtttgacctactcaattaattttggggaaataatacagtgagtgttctgcatgaactaattggaatgatacagattgatgttgccttggtaatacttgaattcaacgataaatatcaatgttgcaaattgcctgttgccatagcaacggatcatttaataccagtttttattaaaaaaggacTATAGAATCTggtttttcttgcatttcccccAATCTTAGTGTGTTAAACATAGATATGTTTGATGcaaattgtttaaataaaatctaaagctattgccatggcaaccaaataatatctaattcacaaaaaaataataatttggatgacaagatcatggacaggtggaaaatacaaatataactcaatatgcgaaaggtttggctagtcatttaattttaaacaaaaaatttacTAAGTATtctgcatgagttcattagaataataaattgatgttgccttggtaattcttgaattaaatgataaatatgaataattcaaatgttctgttgccatggcaacagctcatttcccccagaaaagtatcagcagctttgataaataaaaacatgataaaatctgatttttctttcatttcccttaagttaagggtgttagaaaatatatgtttgcgGTTAATATGTAGATAACATCTTCAGCCATTGCCTTGGCAACCAATCAagatgtaatttataaatacaaaaaaaaattactgttgaaatgataatggtcaggtgggatgtaaaataaaggtttACTTTTAAAAGCTACATAATGTTTGACcagtcattaaaggggaatgaaacctttggaacaagtaggcttttgtcgaaacagaaaaatcaaagaataagaacaaagaaagtttgagaaaaatcagacaaataataagaaagttatgagcatttgaatattgcaatctctaatgctatggagatcctcccattggcaacgctacaaggatgtgtgatgtcacacatgaacaactttccctttgatggaccctgaaaatgtgtctttttgctttttcgtatggtgatacaaactctttatccatgatgtattctttaaaaatctgtattacatgccctcctatagaaagaatacatgttcTACTGATAGATataataaaagaggcaatttaagtgaaatatatacgaAAGTAATGGGGGGAGTTGTTCaagagtgacatcacacatctttgtcgcattgccaatgtgaggatctccatagcattagtgatcgcaatattcaaaagctcataactttctcattatttgtccgatttttctcaaactttcattgatctgtttcttagatttttctgttttcacacaagctatcttgttccaaaggtttcattctcctttaagttttgaacaaaaattacagtaagtgttctgcatgagtacaatagcatgataaaaactgatgcTGCCTTGGTAATGGTtgaatttaatatcatttttttgcaaaTGTGTAACGGATCGTTTTTCCCCCagaaaataccatctttgataaaaaaaatacctagtagaatcttatttttcattcatttccactAAGGTTAGGGTGtcaaacatacacgtacatgtttgttgttaaatgtataaataacattttaaggCGTTGAAATGGCAATaacataacatttcatttacaaaaaaacatagctgacaagataatggaccgaaggaaaatacaataaaattaactgaatatgcgtaaggtttgacctactcttttaattttgaacaaaagttacattaagtgttatgcatgatttcattaggatgacaaaaattacttttgttttggtaatgcttgaacataatgatgaatatcaatgttacaaatGGCTCcagaaaagtacaaattttgataaaaatatgtttatttatttccttttcccttaTAGGAGGTTGCTGAACACAAATATGCTACATGATAAGcaccatcttatttcattatacatggcaTCGAAATAAGACCTACAAAAATCACATCAGACTTTTTTGGGCTCAAATAAATTCCCGAAACTCTAATTTTGATGCTGGACAATTACGTTCAAAGTATTCgcaggcggccattttgaagaaagcgTTTTGGGGTGATTTGTGTTTTAAAGCtgttcatcatatcaatatctaagGGGATTATAGGGGTTGATgaatcaaaatcttaagtctATTTGAGGAGTAGACATGGTCTTGATATCCTAATCAAGgtaaatacagtaaatcaacttttacatggagatcatgaaatcatgaaatccttCCTTGTTCGACTGTTTTAGCATACTTGGCTTGAAATATGATAGCAAAGCACTATTAGGCATCATCTGCCAGGATACACCTTTTAATTCCTGCATACAAATGTCAGAAAATCGTTACTTTGTGAAAATTCCCATAAtgtctttaaaaattcatgaaaattgccgaaaattaaaaaaaaattcccacaAAAGTCACGTTTATTCCCATGGAAAGTTTCCATCAAgaaaattcccgggaatttgcaacccgtctccccccccccctcccaaaaaagaaaaaaaatcattatcaagaaagaatacagagaaagtgaaagagagatggataaaatatgattattttacgaataatataccaaaaaggaaaaatttgGAAATTTTTGCTCTGTCGCTGGCTCGGTGAGaacattttaaagtaaattttgcttgatatgtcatatctggccccctcaaaattgcactgctgattttgaagaagaaaattttgtaatactgtgataatttttaaagtaacatatGAATCTATTCAACGCCAAGTGTAATCTATTCACTggttattttacatgaaaagtagactcgtcaaataaaataaaaaataccttaACTGGTTGaaaggttaaaaataatttaagcaaGGGTATTCCAAGATGGTGCCCTCAGTGGGTGCCATTGGTTTTAAGGATCAAGTAGTACATTGGACCAAGTTACAGGGAAagccagtggtctggaatgtccaaaaatccaagatggcttcaaaaaattgaatctaaaatggttgcttatacctaaagcggacatagctcatttcatattggcctggaggataatattttggtgtctaaatcattggtttcaagagtAAATCATGGGTTTCAAGAGTCTAACAATATTAGtacaagttacaatgacagtcaggTGTATtcgaaaatccaatatggcttccaaaaactattctaaaatggctgctgatacttaaaagtggaataactccttttatattcacctgtgagatatgattttggtgtctaaaccatagtttcaaaagtgaaataataaattaggacatagtttgttcaatatctgtctggggaatatgattttgatgtctaaaccatcatcataaaaccatggtttaatgcattagaacaagttacaaggacaaccaatggactggtatgttaaaaaatccaagatggcctccaaaatggggtctaaattgaTTGTTGTTACTTCGAAATGGAcatataattcattaataatgcACATTGGgggtatgattttggtgtctacactagtgtTTCAGGGGTCAACTAATACTGTACATTGTGTCAAGTTGAatggacagtcaggtgtcaatattgtgtccaaaaattcaaagattgtttgaaaaatgggggttttaatgttacttaaaagtggacatagtacattaaaaaatactcctggggatgttattttggtgtctacatttGAATTTCAAGGTTCAAATGATACGttgggactggttacaatgatgtatagatgtccattttgcctgaaaatccaagatggcatcAATGAATGGGTTAAAAAATGACGACTGTTACGTTGAAGTGGATATGATATCCACTTGTGAGAATCTACcttggattttggacaaaattgaaaactaaccatccttgttacttgtcctaatgtaatagtggacccttcataccacagtgtagacaccaaagaTGTTTCTCACATGTTGTATGAACTCTGATCATTTTTGAGTGATAGAAGTCATTTTAGATTCCATTTTGGTcaccctcttggatttttaggcaatttgGACAACTGGATATCATTGTAACAAGTCTAAACGTATTTTTCGAAActttaaaccaaagtttgaacaccaaaatcatttttccttGGTTGACTTTcaatgaactatgtcaatttttaagcaaCAGACTCCAATTAAACCCCGATTGTTTGAAGCCATCTTAGATGTTTAGACATATTGGATTActcactgtccttgtaacttgttccatgtcatgatgtatttactgacttttaaaaccatggtttagatatcaaaataatatgcccttggcagatattacacgaaatatgtCAATTCTTTAGTAACAGGGCTATTCTATAATCCATTTTTTGAagccaccttggatttttgacatacttgaccactgagtgttcttgtaacttgtcctaatgtatagtTTGACACATTTCACCATGGCATAAACTTATTCCAGGCTATTAAACAATCTACgtttttttaatgcagcaacAACAATTTTAGACTCTATTTtcaaagccatcttggattttttaaatatactggacaactgactgtccgtgtaacttgtcatagtgtattacttgaccattgaaaccatggtctagacaccaaatcatatatcccagacggatatgaaataagctatgtccatttatatatcaacagccatttcaaactccatttttggaagctgTCTCAGGGTCTTGGACAcatcagaccactggctgtccttgtaactagtcacaatatactacttcacccttaaaaccattgcatAGAAACCACATTAAGCCACTGGAATTAGATGTaatttggttgtcatggcaatggcaTAAGTTATTTGTATATCAACAGCAAACATAATGCTTTGCActctaaaattaggggaaatttatgacaaaatgcagattctaaactgtttttcgatcaaatttggtaCTTTATTCGGGAAAAAAGGagtcattgccatggcaacgggctaTATGTAAcagtgatatttatcattaaattcaagcattaccaaggcaacctcaaattttatcattctaatgaactaatgcgaaccactgtaatctttgttcaaaattaattgactgggtcaaaccttgagttaatggattgcattttccacctgtccattatcatgtcaaccatgttatttttttcaaattagatgttatttggttgccatgacaatggcttaagctataatttgaatgttaataGGAAACATATCCATTCTtaccctaaaattaggggaaatgaaaggaaaaaatcagattctacagatTTTCTGATCAAAACTGGTACTTTTCTTGGGGAAATGAgtagttgctatggcaacaggtcaTTTGCAACGTTGATGTTTATCGAATTCAATTATTACCAAGGCAacttcaatgtttatcattcttaGAATGATAactagttcatgcagaacactcatTGTATTGTTTCCCCTAGATTAATTGAGGTCAATCCTGATGCATACAGTGATGCACATCAAgtgaattttcattgtattttcacCTGTCCATATCCTTgtcatccatgttttttttttaattagatgttatctggttgccatggcaatggcttaagatgttatatttataaatttagtcacataTATATCTCGATTAGGaccttaaaattattgaaaatggaaagatGATCATACATGTCTGTATTCTAAAttcttatcaatatttttacctttctagagggaaataagctgttgccatggcaacgagcCCTTtgtaacatttaaaaaagaatttaatccaagtgttaccaaggcaacataagttcatatctttttaaagaactcctgcagaacattttaagtactttttgttcaaatgagggggtcaaaagttaagcatacagattaagtcaattctaattgtattttccacctgtccattgtgttgtcaaccatgttattttttttttcaaattagattaatttggttgccatgacaatggcttcagatattgtttgtatgttaacagcaaacatatcaaTTCTTACCAttaaattaggggaaatgaaagaaaaatcagagtcCAAAGTCCTTTTTCTaatcaaaactagaactttttTGCGTAAATgagccgttgctatggcaacaggtcaTTTGCAACATGATAattatcgttgaattcaagtgtTACTAAggtaacatcaatgtttatcattctaattagttcatgaagaacactcactgtatactgtttcccctaaattaattgagtaggtcaaaACTTATGCATAAAAGTTATTTTCATTGGATTTTTCACCTATCCATAACCCTGTCATCCctgtcattgattttttttaattagatgttatttggttgccatggcaatggcttaagatgttatatttataaatgcagtcacaaacatatatttttattagttccttaaaaatattgaaaatggaatgatgattgtattctacatttttatcaatatttttacctttctagagggaaatatgctgttgccatggaaacggGATCTTTgcaacatttgtttttttaatttaattcaagcattaccaaggcaacataatgttttatctttataaagaactcctgcagaacactttctgtattttatgttcaaatgagggggtcaaaacttaagcatacagattaagtcatttccagttgtattttccacctgtccattgtcttgttaaccatttaatttttgtaaattgatgttatttggttgccatggcaacggcttgagatgtagtttatacattgagcaaccaaaatatcattgttcaacactgtaaaattagggaaaattaaaaataaatcctattctacaacgtttttttaatcagtttttttatttttctggggaaaaacaagtcgttgccatggcaacggaccaattggaactatcttgttaattttgaatgtttctaaattttatatattcatttgggagcttaaaaattatcattttggtcatctatatcatgtttatttaccatttatatgggaatgtatgtcatttttgagaaattaatccgttgccatggcaacggccgaaaatggcattttaaaatttacctcccatctttaaaataaatcttagggCATATActtatacttgtgaaagtttcatgctttagtcaaaatttgcacaattgttcggctaatccgctctactaataTGATGTTTGCTCATCGGAACAATAAAGCTAATCGTGCAAAGGGGGCCGCAATTCCAATTTATGGTTCGACTGCATGAATTTTAAAGACCTGTGCAATATAAatgatttataatttttaataattccacttttctttcatttttcctgTCGAATGATAAGGCAAGCCAGGAAAGATGTACGAttggaaaataaattgtaattgaaataatacaatCTGAGGTTGCGATGtggtatgaaaataaatgtttaccgtttcacaaagacttgttataacaaCAAATGCATGATTTCTAAAACAGATTTACTATTAGCTAATCAGGTTGAATGATTTCCGTACCTTTTATCTATTAATGAAAATgtgttattcatttatctattcattagCAAGTTTTGTGAAACGACCTGGCCCAAtgttttaattgattttcattgcGTTACCGGTCTGAGAAGGATTTAGTAAGAGACAATATACAATACCATATCAAGGGTGAAGAGTTTCTATAAACTTGATACTGGATCTATCCCTGGATTCTTTTTTCATAACtctataataatttcataatccACTTGGGAGAAAACATGACGTCACCTTtaacaccccacccccccccccccccccccccaattgaAATATCCCGATGCCTTTAACATCtgcataatcatgattatatttgatTGGGCACATATTCATGATCACCAACAGATAAGTAATTTAAACCAATTGGTACATTGTTTTAAATAACGTCTGGGTTTTACACATTTCTCAAATTCTCTtcatgcttgttttattttattctttctcgTGCAGCTTACAAGTAAAGACTCTAAACCAAGCCTCAATGCTTTGGTCAAGGGACCAAGAGGAATAGTATTATATGATAACAGGGTTTCCAATATGGGAATATTCCACCATACTACGGAATATAAAGGTAGGATATTAAGGGAGATTggggtattaaaaaaaaaacagcgaaGTGCAACTGCCCTCCCCTTGGTCTATGAATTAAATCGAAATgaatttaaacataaaaattacatttaataCCGAAATAATTTTctgtatacaatttttttgccatttaggcattttttttattttgtgcagAGTTGGAGCCCCTCCccttaaataataaaaataataataaatatataaaaatatataaataaatgaaataaattaacaaataaataaatggatggatggatggatagatagatagatatatggataAAGTAATCGGATCTGGGGTGGGTTACAGCATGGACATACAGCAACAATttatagtaggtccatggttacagaaagagttgtgattgaatGAAACCCAAAAAAATGAGAGTCAGttctcattaccaggtccctcggaaagCATTAATGCTTGCTGACAAGcattaaccctatcttaactgggctatttcggaccAGTATACGGTCATACGATCATACACGATCTTGAGTGATTCTAACTCAGATCTCGACCGCTGATTGCGCAATCGCCGCTAAAATTTGCAAGTGCGTATAGCCGGATTTAAactacaagattttttttaatttttttttattaattaattatgcaaataagcatatgaaatttgccatgaatttgtttttagtgtatgtatttgcctttaactcaattcatatagctagtagaaagctaattttttggtgggagtatcaattattacatttctaacaaaatatatctacaaaaaatagcaaaaatataattaatttcttatgtattttattgtttttttaaattcttatgtatttctttgttttttcaaacttttgttttctattgtttttccCGAAGAACTTTGTCGaggacccttttgcgatcataaatagcatagaataaatccatttaaaccaacaaaactcaaaataatcatacatttatgatttttggttgaaaaacacaatttgcattgactttttacacggaatcacgtttttgagcaatttctggtctgacatgcacttacaaaacgttgcgtaattttggaaccgcgtacccgggcggcgcaaatttggtctcaaaagatgcgcaagacttgaaagtaaaaagtcagtgagcggtgCAGTAAAAAATTCGTgcgacggcgtagtgacaaaatttgttgaggggtggtcaaatttaccccccccccccagtttaataagggttaatatGCTTtgttagcaatcaggtaaaacaaaatcactaggatggggggtcgggtgtccggacactttatatttttgaagccttcttttttgtctttggattacactaaaaatgtgaattcaatagttgtaatcatctactattttgttctctataatatttcctaacattttgtactaaaaattgatgaaacttcgcttgtcaCTTTTTCCggatgactttctaaaattgatcgtccggacacacaacctgtccggacacacaacaactgggtataccatttaccatttcACTAACTACGAGCCCGGAAATTAGTTGTATTTTATAGGACATTGTCTGTATTAATTCTGCATGATACTCAGAccatgtagtaggtccatgctcagACCTATTATTTAAACATGTAATTTCCAGTGATATCTATGAATCCTATTATCTTCTCTCGCTATTTCAGGTGCCTACCAGTTTTGCATTGAAAACAACTACAAGAAATACTACGTGAAATATGTCAAGATTTACCTCTCGATTACAGACAAAGAAAGGCTGGAGAACTACTACAAACTAGAAGATGATCTACAAGAAACATACGGAAATCTATCGGTAAGGTTCTTGGTTCATATTTCCAGGGTGCTGGGTGTTGGATATGTGTACGGACAGTACGGTGCATTGCTTCGGAAAGGTTTCGAGCGCGTGACGCGAGCGAGTCATAAAATATAGGATTTAGTTTTTCATAGCAAGAAACAGTCCCCCTTATACTTGTCAAAATGCCATAGATTTTCAACGAAACGGtttttagcaaaaaaaataaaacggcAGGAATTTTGCTACAAACATTGaataatttttgtgaaaacgaTTGATCAAAATGATTCATAAATATGATCAggtgataaaaaaatcaaaagtcaCAAGGGTCATTTAGGGGATTTGAATTCCGGTTCTGGTAAAATAGACACGTgctgtaaatgttttttttttttttgggggggtaaatATTGTTTGACCTCCTGACTCTTCTCACATTTTACGATTCGGTGAGCTCAGATGAAAAATTAGATCTTTcttgtatatttatattatggTTAAGTCTTCACTCCCGCTATCAAAATGCCGTCCCACCCCCGTCATCACATACAAACGTTGAGGAGGTTGTTCATTAACTATGTGATGTAcctacataattattttttaacttacagatgcaaaaaaataaatgtaataatgttaaaggtcaagtccaccccagaaaaatgttgatttgaataaatcgagaaaaatcaaactttcataacgcagtaaatttcatcaaaatcggatgtaaaataagaaagttctgacattttaaaatttcgcttatttttcacgaaagagtgatatgcataactcagtgacatgcaaatgagacagacgatgatgtccctcactcactatttcttttgtttttttattgtttgaattacacaatatttcatttttttttacagatttgacgatagggaCAAACTTTActtaaccatatagtattaaacaatgctaattccacatgttcagggaggaattaataattgtttcacttgacaatgaagaaaaaattcgaatatttcatatttgttataataaaatacaaaagaaatagtgagtggatgatgtcatcagtctcctcgtttgcatatatataccgaccaggatgtgcatttaactgcatgttttgtgaaatgaagcgaaattttaaaatgtcataactttcttattttacatccgattttgatgaaatttttagtgttatgcttgttaaatttttctatttttattcaaatcaactttttgttggggtggacttgccatttaatgaataattttttgtcatttctagCTAACCTTACAGAAAGTCATTACATACAAACATAGAGGATATTTCTccatgaacataattatgatggAATTAAATAatcgtttctttttttctattaaaaaaaaaatgtaataatgttAAATGATTTGCTGCCATTTCTAGCAAACCTTACAGAAGTTGACGATGTCGATCCGGGTAATGCGACGGTATCAACAGTGGAGCGGTATACGGGAAACACGGGACAGGGAACTATTAGAAGCCAACCAAAGTTACGTATCAACATGGTCCAGTCTTCAGTGTCTGGTGGTCGTGGGCGCCGCCATGATTCAGGTCTATTTTCTCAGAAGTTTCTTCCATACAGCTAAACTGACGCCCACGCAGAAACCAAGGTGCTAGAGCTAGAATTGTCTTTAGTAGATTCGAAAAtccaaatttgaaatatttaaaaagttattatgtagggctgtgtttcatgaaatgactttGTTGAAACCACAAGTGACGATAGGAGTGGGAGTAGAATATTTAAGCCCCGGGCAGGGGACAACCGCCCCTATAGTTTTTCAAGTAATGATTAAAGAAGGGGcagaaaaaaggggagaaaaaaagaatatagaAGGATTGAGTAGCATAAATAATAGGGATCTGTGTCGTGTAActtcatacactgtaaaaaaaaatattgggtaaaattttaccaaCACGAGTGTACTTATGTGTCCAGctaatttggggcagtattttacccaatacgGGAAGCATATTTCCCCTAAAGGTTAAAAATCTAAgtagcaattactttagaatggacaaaattttcatcacattcGATAAATAAAAatccccaaaagaaatgcccaatgttggttggacacctaattaccctcatggagcacttttacccaataaaTTTTTGGAGCTTACCCCTATAATT encodes the following:
- the LOC129276319 gene encoding transmembrane emp24 domain-containing protein 6-like, which translates into the protein MFQSWRLSTLSSAFLYISSTILLLLSTCFHDVGAVYEPAFETRPWADFMTTILLMPGGQECFYQDAKVGNNLNFEYQLTSKDSKPSLNALVKGPRGIVLYDNRVSNMGIFHHTTEYKGAYQFCIENNYKKYYVKYVKIYLSITDKERLENYYKLEDDLQETYGNLSQTLQKLTMSIRVMRRYQQWSGIRETRDRELLEANQSYVSTWSSLQCLVVVGAAMIQVYFLRSFFHTAKLTPTQKPRC